The Helianthus annuus cultivar XRQ/B chromosome 16, HanXRQr2.0-SUNRISE, whole genome shotgun sequence genome includes a window with the following:
- the LOC110907346 gene encoding putative F-box protein At3g24700, whose translation MADLPIETIFEILTRVPAKVVGRSRSVCKEWYALLSTRDFIRVHSSRSLVSSNQRVLLIDDLTCSVHPIIFQSYDYGPRSIVTLPFDHQNNDVSILSHLNGLLCVCLNHTNELLLWNPTTTAFKRLSTPDSLGIYINNLDAVGLYADDADDYKVLHIKRRRHVYESYVYSRELNFWRNIPFLTRQEYLSPNFAWSPGTFCGGTMYFTLCECWVGGTNVVICFDINSEQFKEISFPPVPSTGFVQGVLVNVKNELHMFATTGWFEITIDLWTLKEDYWIKVLSCPPIPPISLSLWGDITHYVTNGNWFVMTKLGKLFTIEMDTKPFEILYPVTWFRGYKGAVFVETVVSPSI comes from the coding sequence ATGGCTGACCTTCCTATTGAAACAATATTTGAGATATTAACGAGGGTGCCAGCGAAGGTCGTAGGACGTTCTAGGAGTGTTTGCAAGGAATGGTATGCGTTGCTGTCAACTCGAGATTTCATAAGGGTACATAGTTCTCGCTCATTAGTTTCATCTAACCAGAGAGTTCTCTTAATTGACGACCTAACATGCTCTGTTCATCCGATCATCTTTCAATCCTATGATTATGGGCCAAGGTCAATAGTTACATTACCATTCGACCACCAAAATAATGATGTGTCAATACTTTCACATTTGAATGGATTGTTGTGTGTTTGCTTGAATCATACAAACGAGTTGcttctttggaatccaacaacTACTGCTTTCAAGCGTTTGTCAACACCTGATTCTCTTGGAATCTATATAAATAATCTTGATGCCGTTGGTTTGTATGCTGATGATGCCGATGATTACAAGGTCTTGCATATCAAGCGTAGGAGACATGTATATGAAAGCTATGTTTATTCTAGGGAATTAAACTTTTGGAGAAATATTCCTTTCTTAACAAGACAAGAGTACCTTAGCCCCAATTTCGCGTGGTCACCAGGCACATTTTGTGGTGGTACTATGTATTTCACTCTTTGCGAATGTTGGGTAGGAGGTACAAATGTGGTGATTTGTTTTGATATTAATTCAGAGCAGTTCAAGGAGATAAGCTTTCCACCTGTTCCATCTACGGGATTTGTTCAAGGTGTTTTAGTGAATGTAAAAAATGAGCTTCACATGTTTGCTACGACTGGCTGGTTTGAGATAACAATTGACCTGTGGACGCTAAAAGAGGATTACTGGATTAAGGTCTTATCGTGTCCTCCGATCCCCCCAATATCATTGTCATTGTGGGGCGATATAACACATTACGTGACGAATGGTAATTGGTTTGTGATGACTAAATTAGGGAAGCTTTTTACTATTGAAATGGATACGAAGCCCTTCGAAATTCTTTATCCAGTTACTTGGTTTCGTGGTTATAAGGGTGCGGTGTTTGTGGAGACCGTTGTTTCACCAAGTATTTAG